The DNA region GACAATAACCAGGAACCTTATACTTTCTCTTATGGTGCCAATACTCAGTTGATGGCTCCGTGGAACATGACTTTCACTACCAATATCGCCAATCAGAGCCGTCGTGGTTATACGGATTCAAGTATGAACCGTAATGAGCTGATCTGGAATGCGCAACTCTCGCAGACTTTCCTGAAAGGTGCGGCAACGATAAGTTTTGAAATGTACGATATTCTGAAGCAGCAAAGTAACATTAGCCGTTCATTGACGGCAGATGGTCGTTCGGTTTCGGAGTACAATGGTGTTAACAGCTACTGTATGGTGCACTTTATCTATCGCCTGAATATCTTTGGTAACAAGGCTGCCCGTGAGAAGATGGGTAGAGGTGGATTTGGTGGCCCCGGTGGTCCAGGCGGACCTGGTGGACGTCCCGGTGGATTTGGCGGACGCCGTTTTTAAAGTAAACTGACCAGTTATTATTATAAGTTTCCCCTTCCATTCGCTTTCGCTGAAAGAGATGGAAGGGGATTCTGTTTTTTCTTTTTTCCATTAAAAAAACAGGAATTCTTTTATTTTTTCTATATTTGCTTTTGTGATTGACTGGAACTATATACTAAACCAAGTAGCTACCGTCGCCTTTGATATTATTTACTTTGGCGCTATCATCGGAACAATTGTTGTCATCATTCTCGACAATCGTAATCCGGTGAAGACACTGGCGTGGATATTGGTATTGATGTTTCTGCCTGTTGTGGGACTGGTCTTTTACTTCTTTTTCGGGCGTAGCCGGAGGCGCGAGCGAATAATAGAGCAGAAGATTTATAACCGTCTGTTGAATAAACCAATGGTGGAATACTTGGCGCAGGATGCCACTACCTTGCCTATAGCTTATAGCCGGCTCATTTCTTTATTTCGCAATACAACCCAGGCGTTTCCTTTTGACGGCAACTGTGTAGAGACTTATACCAGCGGTGTTTCCATGTTGCAATCCCTGTTGCGGGAACTGGCTAAAGCCCGGCAACATATCCATATTGAATTTTATATTTTTGAGGATGATGCCATCGGGCGAATGGTGCGGGATGTACTGATAGAGAAAGCACGGGAGGGCGTTGAAGTGCGTGTCATCTATGATGATGTAGGATGCTGGCATGTGCCCAACCGTTTCTATGATGAAATGCGTTCGGCAGGTATCGAGGTACGCAGCTTTCTGAAAGTACGTTTCCCTCTGTTCACCAGCAAAGTGAACTATCGCAACCACCGTAAGATTGTTGTGATTGACGGGCGAATCGGTTTTGTGGGTGGGATGAATCTGGCAGAACGCTATATGCGTGGGTTCTCATGGGGCATTTGGCGCGATACGCATCTTTTATTGGAAGGCAAAGCCGTGCATGGCTTGCAGACCGCTTTCTTGCTCGACTGGTATTTTGTAGACCGTACTTTGATCAGTGCCTCCCGTTATTTTCCGAAGATGGAGGCATCGGGTAATTCGTTAGTACAGATTGTGACAAGTGATCCTATCGGTCCCTGGAAAGAAATTATGCAAGGATTGAGTATGGCAATTTCCGGTGCGAAGAAATATTTCTATATACAGACCCCTTACTTCTTGCCTACGGAACAGATACTGGCTGCCATGCAAACGGCCGCATTGGCAGGAGTTGATGTTCGACTGATGCTGCCTTTGCGTGCGGATAATCGTCTTACGCATTTAGGTTCTTGTTCCTATCTGGCAGATGTATTGCAGGCTGGTGTGAAAGTTTATTTTTATAAGGTAGGTTTTCTGCACTCCAAACTGATGGTGTCGGATGATGAGCTTACTACTGTTGGCTCTACCAATGTAGACTTCCGCAGCTTCGAGCATAATTTTGAGGTGAACGCTTTTATTTATGATACTGAAACTGCACTGCAAATGCGTGAAATCTTTCTTCAGGATCAACGCGAGTGTGTACAGGTCTTTCTTAAAAACTGGGTGAAGCGTCCCTGGTGGCGGAAAGCTGCCGAGAGTGTGGTGCGACTGATGGCACCGCTTTTATAATGAAGAATAAAAAATGAAGAATTACCATGCGGCATCATTGCGCAGCTAATTCTTCATTCTTCATTTAAATATCGAGAAGTTCACACTGCCATATACCCGTCTCTCTACAAAGTTCGGATGATCTTCGAAGTTATCTTTCTTTCCATGTTCCAATACAAGCAAGCCTTCCTCTTTCAAGAGATTGTTTTCGAAGATAAGATTAGGAATGGTTTCCAATCCCTGCAATTCGTACGGAGGATCGGCAAAGATAAAATCGAACTGTTCACGTCCTCCTTTGATGAATTTGAATACATCGCCACGGATAGGGATACATTTATCGGTCTTTACCTCTTGCATTATCTTGCAGATGAAAGCATAGTGGTCCCGGTCTTTTTCAACGCTGATTACGCGGTCGCACCCCCGTGATACCAGTTCGATGCTGATGCTGCCGGTTCCTGCAAAGAGATCGAGTGCGGATACTCCGTCCTCAAAATCCAGATAATTGGCAAGTACATTGAACAGATTCTCTTTGGCAAAATCTGTTGTGGGACGTGCCTTGAAAGTACGGGGCACATCAAATCTTCTTCTTTTATATATTCCGCTGATTACTCGCATGTGGTTATTGCTTGTAGGTCGAGGTTAGTGGCAGGGTTCATGATGAATACCTGTCGGATAAATTTACGTAGTTCACTGAGCAGAGCTTCTTTGTCGGACAATTCACCGGTGAGGTGCATTTCGTCACGTTCCTGTTCAAAGCCGAGTTGCTTCCATATATATAATAGGTAATAGATGCGGTCCGCTGTCTGTTTACATTCAAAAGAGTTGGCAAGCAACAGGTGATTGCGGTCGTAGCAATACAGGTCGGCGGCATCTTTCCGCAGATGCACGTACATTTTCCGGCTGTTGCCCAAGCGGCTTTTGCTGGAGAAATGTTCGATGAACGAACTTGCCTGCGAATAAAATCTTACATCGGGATATTGTTCGCACAGGAAAGAACGAGCACTTTTGTCCATACTGAACAATACTACGACATTATTCTTTCGCAGAATGTTGTATTGCACAATTTCGTTTTCCCGCTTCGGGTGGTTATGATAAAAAAGTGTTTCCGTCTGTTCGTCTTCAAAGAACTCCAGCGGTACGAGGGTAAAGCGCTTGTCCGCCATGAGTATATTTACCCGGCGGTAAGGGTGTTTAAGCCATTCCACTTCACGGAAAGTCTGTTTTAGATTGGCTGTGAGGGAGAGTGATTCTTCTACTTTCCAGTCAAAGAAAGAGAGCCCGCCTTCACCCAGAGGGCTGAATACAGAAAAAGAAAATCCATCCGCACTGAGGCGGATGGATAACGTATATTGTTCCGATTTACTAAAGTCAATCGTTTCTATCATACAGTGTTGAGGATAGGGAATTATTCCCAGTTACCTGCGTTATTGTTAGCAGTTTCCAAGCTACCGATCATCAGACCGCAGTATTTACCCAACTTAGTTTGTACGTCTTTCATGTTAGCAATTTCTTGCTTGTCCAGACCACCCAGGTAAGTTTCATACGGAGTCTTAACTTCGAGCAGACAGAAAGGAGCACCGGATTTAGCTGTATCGTTCTTGATAGCCATTTCGAATTGTGCACCGCCACCGTAAGGAACATATCTCATAGAATCAGGATTGAAGCCTTTGGGGAATACAGTATCCAGTACGGCAACCCACAAGGTGTCGCGCTTGAAGTTTTCCAAACCTGCTTTCTTTACTTCATCGTATTTACCTGTTTTCTTGGCTCTGTTGATGATAGCAATAGCTTTTTTTTCTGTCATACCGTCTTCCAACTGCTTGTCATTCAATTCACCTTCTTTGTAGATGAAAGGCAACTTCTGGTTTTTAACAAAGTTGATCAAAGTGTCGAAACTTGCCGTGTACTGTTGGTGGTTCAAGTTACGATACTCCTGCTGTGCTTTACGGATGTCCATTAAACGGGCAATAACTGCCTTCTCTCTGTGCTTTCTAGCCTTTTCGAAATTTATAGGACCCATAATGCTGGTATAGCAGATGTAGATCAGTACCACTGCACACAAGCCTAAAACGATATTAAATACTGTTTTCATGATAAATATGTTTTTTAGTTGTTATATTCGTACCGCAAAAATAAAATAAATAATTCTAATGGCGATAGTTCCTGTAACTTTTTTCTATTACAAAAATGATAAATAACTATTTAGAAACGCAAATTAAGGAAATTTTTCCTTATGAACCAACTTTTGAGCAAGAAATAGTACTAAAATCATTAGCTGCCTTCTTGTTATCTCCCCGTAATGATGCGGTTTTTGTGCTGCGCGGATACGCTGGTACAGGAAAAACGTCGCTGGTCGGAGCGCTGGTACGGACGTTGGATAAGTTGCAACAGAAGTCAATTCTGTTAGCTCCTACGGGGCGGGCGGCGAAAGTCTTTTCGGCTTATGCGGGGCATCCGGCGTTTACTATTCACAAAAAGATTTACCGTCAGCAGTCTTTCTCCAATGAGGTAAGTAACTTTTCTGTAAACGATAATTTGACTACTCATACCTTATATATAGTGGATGAGGCTTCGATGATTTCGAACGAGGGATTATCCGGTGCTGTGTTCGGTACAGGGCGTTTGTTGGACGATCTGATACAGTTTGTTTATTCCGGTACAGGATGTCGATTGATATTGATGGGGGATACGGCGCAGCTTCCTCCGGTGGGTGAAGAACAGAGTCCTGCTTTGTTTGCCGAGGCACTGAAAGGTTATGGGCTGGAGGTGATAGAGGTAGATTTGACACAGGTAGTACGTCAGGTGCAGGACTCCGGTATATTATGGAATGCTACTCGGTTGCGCCAACTTATAGCTGAAGATGCCTGCGAGAGTCTGCCAAAGATAAAGGTATCGGGGTTCGCTGATATAAAGGTTGTTCCGGGCGATGAACTGATAGATACGCTGAGTACTTGTTACGACCGTGACGGGATGGATGAGACCATTGTCGTATGCCGTTCCAATAAGCGTGCGAATATCTATAATAATGGTATACGCGCGCAAATCCTTTGGCGGGAAGATGAATTGAACACGGGGGACTTGCTGATGGTAGCAAAGAATAATTACTACTGGACGGAGAAAAGCAAAGAGATGGATTTCATTGCCAATGGTGAGATAGCTGTTCTTCACCGGGTGCGTCGTACACGTGAGTTGTATGGTTTTCGTTTTGCGGAAGTTCTGCTCACTTTTCCTGATTACGGGGATTTTGAACTGGAAGTTAATCTATTGTTAGATACTTTGCATAGTGATGCGCCGGCTTTGCCTAAAGCGGACAATGACAGGCTGTTTTATGCTGTGCTCGAAGATTATGCTGACATTCCTGTAAAGCGCGAACGGATGAAAAAGATGAAGGCTGATCCGCATTATAATGCTTTGCAAGTGAAGTATGCTTATGCCGTTACTTGCCATAAAGCGCAGGGTGGGCAATGGAAGAATGTATTTCTTGACCAGGGGTATATGACGGATGAATATCTGACACCGGATTATTTCCGCTGGTTATATACGGCTTTTACCCGTGCTACAGGTACTTTGTATCTGGTGAATTACCCGAAAGAACAAATCGTATAAATAGCTGGGATTAAAAAAAATATCTGTTCGCATGCAGTAATTAACTATTTACTGCATTTTCATTATACGAATCCGATATAAAAAGACTAAAACAATGAAACACATCTATTCTATTCTAATGTTGATTTCACTCTTGTTTGTGGGTACTGCATGCGAGGATGATTATCGTGATATGGTATTTTTTACGGGAGAGGCGCCTATTTACCAGATTGGGACTTGTGATAACCTGATCGGTTCCGTGAATCTCTATTTGAGTAAACCGGAAGGTATTATTGTCGGTGTGGATGGAGGTGATGGCAACTATGCCATAATAAACGGCGACGATGCTGTGGTAACCGCTGCTTTTGTGAAAAATGAAAATGGTTATCAGCGCATATTGGTTACTCCTAAAGCACAAGGTGAGACTGCGATAACGGTAAGAGATGGTAGTGGTTCTTCGGCAATGCTGCGAGTGAAAGTAGATGAGTGTGTGAAATTTGTTTTGTATAAGGCGAAGGACGGCATTGTGCTTACCGGGGAGGCAACGGAAGAGCAAAAGAAGAATATAGCGGATGCATTCGCCGACTTCTTTACCGTAAAAGTGGGAGGATGCTATGAGATGATACCGGATAACGAATCTGAGATGTGGGAAAAAGGAACTTTACGTGTTCGTCCGGATGATTCTGCTATTGCTCCTATGATAGGGCGGTACGAAAGAGTGCCGGTTGTTGACGGTGAAGTGGAACGTTTAGGCCTGCTGTTTAAGTATAATAATGAAGAGCATTTCTACACTTTCAATGGTCCTGGTCTTACCAGAATGTCTGTAATGGAATATATGGACTTTTGGGAAGACGTTACCGAAGCCTGTCCGGTAGAAGTTCCGGCAGGATGCAGGGTTTACCATGTGGAACGCTTGAGCCCATACAGTCAGAGTATAAATAATTGAAAAAGATATACTGATCTAACCTTTTTTGTCAAGAGAGAATTTATGTATGTTTAACGGAATGGGAGGGCTTCGGCTTTCCCGTTTCTATTTTCTGCAAACAGATGATGTGTTAACTTGAAACAGATGATGTATTTTACTCAAACAGATGGTTTGTTTGGGGTGATTACATCGTTTGTTTTATTCCATAAGATAGTATGTTGTCATATAAAACATACTATCTTAACTTATTTCATTTCTATAGATACAAAAAAAGAGGAGAAACATTCGCTTCTCCTCTTTACTATATATCTTCCCGAAACTAAATCAGGATTACATTGACAAAGATACGACATTAGGATGTCAAAGTCAAGTCTTTTGCCAGTTATTTACTTGCACAGGCGAATAATAATCCGTCTGCCTTCAAATTATTAAATTCCGGCAAGTTCCAGTACCTTTTCTATTGCTGCATTCAGCCCGTCAATGTTCTTTCCACCTGCTGTTGCAAAGTGAGGTTGGCCGCCGCCACCACCTTGAATCAGTTTGGCAGCTTCTTTCACCAGGTTTCCGGCTTTCAATCCGCCTGCTACGAGGTTATCACTCAACATTACTGTCAGCATCGGTTTTCCTTCATTGATCGTTCCGGCAACGAAACACAAGTTTTCTGTAATCTCGCCACGCAGTTGGAATGCAATGTTCTTAATACTCTCTGCAGGTATCGGAGCACAAATCTTAATTACTTTTATACCGTGGATTTCCTGCATGTTTTTCAGCAATCTTTCCTTTATCTGTGCCTCTTTCTCCCTCATGAAGTCTTCCATCTGTTTCTTCAATCCGGCATTCTCTTCAATGTACTTGCGGATGGTTCCGGCCAAGTCGGGTGCATTATTGAAGAGCGCTTTCAGATCTTTCAGGGTATCTTCGATGGTGTCCATCAATTCCTCTACGCGTGCACCGGTGTAAGCTTCGATACGGCGTACGCCGGCAGCAACGGAGCTTTCAGATACAATCTTTATCATACCGATGTTTCCGGTAGCGGCAACGTGTGTACCTCCACAGAACTCAACGGATGAACCGAACTGAATAACACGCACATGGTCGCCGTACTTTTCACCGAACAAGGCGATAGCACCCAGTTCTTTGGCATCTTCAATAGGAATATTGCGGTATTCCTTCAAAGGTATGTTAGCACGGATTTTAGCATTCACCAGATGTTCTACCTGACGGATTTCTTCGTCCGTCACTTTCTGGAAGTGAGAGAAGTCGAAACGCAGTGAGTCGGGGGTTACTAAAGAACCCTTTTGCTCTACATGCTCGCCCAGTACTTCGCGGAGTGCAGAGTCCAGCAAGTGGGTAGCCGAGTGATTGGCTGCACAGGCAGCACGTTTGTCGGTATCTACACAAGCCATCATCGGAGCTTCCGGATGTGCGGGCAATTTCTTGGTGATATGTATCGGAAGGTTATTTTCCTTCTTTGTATCAATTACTTCAATCGTTTCGAATTCGCTGACCAATACACCTGTATCACCTACCTGACCACCACTTTCGGCATAGAACGGGGTATAGTCCAGTACGATCTGATACAATGTCTGGTTTTTCTGTTTCACCTGACGGTAGCGGAGGATGCTTGTTTCATATTCCGTATAGTCGTAGCCTACAAATTCAGTAGTTCCTTCTTTCAGTGTGATCCAGTCGCCGGTTTCTATGGCAGCGGCATTGCGGGCACGTTGTTTCTGCTGTTGCATCTCGGCATCGAACTCCTTGATGTCGGCAGTCATACCGTTTTCACGGAGAATCAGTTCCGTCAGGTCGAGCGGGAAACCGAAAGTATCATATAAGGTAAAGGCATCCTTACCACTGATTTCTGTCTTTCCGGCGGCTTTGGCGTCAGCCATTGTCTTATCCAGCAAGCGGATACCAGTTTCCAGTGTGCGGAGGAAAGAGTCTTCTTCTTCTTTAATAACCTTGCTGATCAGTTCTTTCTGTGCTTCCAGTTCAGGATAAGCCTCACCCATATTCTCAATCAGAACCGGCAGTAATTTATACATGAATGCCTGTCTCTGCCCCAGGAATGTATAACCGTAACGAACTGCGCGGCGCAGAATACGGCGGATTACATAACCTGCCTTTGCATTCGAAGGCAATTGTCCGTCTGTAATAGAGAAAGCGATTGTACGGATGTGGTCGGCAATCACACGCATGGCGATGTCTTGTTGGTTGTCTTTGCCATAGGTAGTGCCTGCCATATCAGCGATGGCTTTCAATATCGGCTGGAACACGTCCGTATCATAGTTTGAAGTCTTGCCTTGTAACGTGCGTACCAAGCGCTCAAAGCCCATACCCGTGTCGATAACTTTGGCGGGAAGTCCTTCCAGACTCCCATCAGCTTTACGGTTGAATTGCATGAACACAAGGTTCCAGATTTCAATAACCTGCGGGTGATCCTTGTTCACCAATTGGCTGCCCGGAACTTTGGCTTTTTCTTCTTCCGAACGTGAGTCTATATGTATCTCGGAACACGGACCACACGGGCCTGTATCGCCCATTTCCCAGAAGTTATCATGCTTGTTACCGTTGAGGATATGGTCTTTCGGAAGGTGCTGTTCCCAAAAGGCAGCAGCTTCATTGTCCCGTTCCAATCCTTCTTCGGAGCTACCTTCGAATACGGTGGCATACAGATTCTTAGGGTCTATCTTCAGTACATCCACCAGATATTCCCATGCCCAGTTGATAGCCTCTTTCTTAAAGTAGTCACCGAACGACCAGTTACCCAGCATCTCGAACATGGTATGGTGGTACGTATCGTGTCCTACTTCTTCTAGGTCATTATGTTTTCCGCTAACGCGCAGGCATTTCTGCGAGTCCGCGACTCTTTTATATTTTGCCGGGTGGTTACCCAAAATAATATCTTTAAACTGGTTCATCCCCGCATTAGTAAACATCAGTGTCGGGTCATCTTTAATTACCATTGGAGCCGAGGGCACTATCTGATGGCCTTTGCTCTCGAAGAAACTCTTGAATGAGTTCCGGATTTCATTTGCAGTCAACATACTCTTCTATTTATCTTAATCTGTTACTATCTTCTGTTCGCTATTATCTACTAACTACTTGCTACTTAGTATTAATATTCTTGAAAAAACTGTGCAAAGATAGCTTGTTTTTATTACTTTTGCCGTATTAATGAGCGAAATATTTCCAAAAGATGCGCAAAGTTTACTACATTTATAATCCACAGACGCAGACTTATGACCGTATTTACCCTACTGTCCGGCAACGGATGGTGAGTCTCCTGCGCCGTTTGTTTATCGGCATGGGCTTAGGGGCAGGTAGTTTCATTATTCTGCTGATTATCTTCGGTTCACCTTCCGAGAAAGAGTTGAGGAAGGAAAATAGCCAACTTTTAGCGCAATACAATGTGCTTTCCCGTCGTCTGGACGAGGCAATGGGGGTGTTGCAGGATGTGCAGCAGCGTGATGATAACCTGTATCGGGTTATATTTGCGGCTGACCCTGTACCTTCGGCTATTCGTCAGGCAGGGTATGGCGGCACTAACCGTTATGAACACCTGATGGATATGGCGAACTCCGATCTGGTAGTGAATACAACTCAGAAGATGGATATGCTCAGCAAGCAACTCTATATCCAGTCACGTTCCTTCGATGATGTGGTGGATATGTGTAAGAGCCATGATGAAATGTTGCGTTGTATCCCGGCTATCCAGCCTGTTTCCAATAAAGACCTTCGCAAAACAGCTTCCGGTTACGGAACGCGTATCGACCCTATTTACGGAACTACAAAATTCCATGCAGGTATGGACTTCTCGGCACCTTTGGGTACGGATGTTTATGCCACAGGAGATGGTACGGTGATACAGATGGGGTGGCAAACCGGATATGGTAACCGGATTGTGGTAGATCATGGATTTGGTTATCAGACCGTATACGCGCATTTGCGTGATTTCCGTACTAAAGTAGGAAAGAAGGTGGTGCGCGGTGAAGTCATTGGCGGGGTAGGCAGTACGGGAAAGAGTACAGGCCCTCACTTGCATTATGAAGTTCATGTAAAAGGTCAGGTAGTCAACCCTG from Bacteroides sp. MSB163 includes:
- the cls gene encoding cardiolipin synthase is translated as MIDWNYILNQVATVAFDIIYFGAIIGTIVVIILDNRNPVKTLAWILVLMFLPVVGLVFYFFFGRSRRRERIIEQKIYNRLLNKPMVEYLAQDATTLPIAYSRLISLFRNTTQAFPFDGNCVETYTSGVSMLQSLLRELAKARQHIHIEFYIFEDDAIGRMVRDVLIEKAREGVEVRVIYDDVGCWHVPNRFYDEMRSAGIEVRSFLKVRFPLFTSKVNYRNHRKIVVIDGRIGFVGGMNLAERYMRGFSWGIWRDTHLLLEGKAVHGLQTAFLLDWYFVDRTLISASRYFPKMEASGNSLVQIVTSDPIGPWKEIMQGLSMAISGAKKYFYIQTPYFLPTEQILAAMQTAALAGVDVRLMLPLRADNRLTHLGSCSYLADVLQAGVKVYFYKVGFLHSKLMVSDDELTTVGSTNVDFRSFEHNFEVNAFIYDTETALQMREIFLQDQRECVQVFLKNWVKRPWWRKAAESVVRLMAPLL
- the rsmD gene encoding 16S rRNA (guanine(966)-N(2))-methyltransferase RsmD codes for the protein MRVISGIYKRRRFDVPRTFKARPTTDFAKENLFNVLANYLDFEDGVSALDLFAGTGSISIELVSRGCDRVISVEKDRDHYAFICKIMQEVKTDKCIPIRGDVFKFIKGGREQFDFIFADPPYELQGLETIPNLIFENNLLKEEGLLVLEHGKKDNFEDHPNFVERRVYGSVNFSIFK
- a CDS encoding DUF3822 family protein, with protein sequence MIETIDFSKSEQYTLSIRLSADGFSFSVFSPLGEGGLSFFDWKVEESLSLTANLKQTFREVEWLKHPYRRVNILMADKRFTLVPLEFFEDEQTETLFYHNHPKRENEIVQYNILRKNNVVVLFSMDKSARSFLCEQYPDVRFYSQASSFIEHFSSKSRLGNSRKMYVHLRKDAADLYCYDRNHLLLANSFECKQTADRIYYLLYIWKQLGFEQERDEMHLTGELSDKEALLSELRKFIRQVFIMNPATNLDLQAITTCE
- a CDS encoding ATP-dependent DNA helicase, translated to MINNYLETQIKEIFPYEPTFEQEIVLKSLAAFLLSPRNDAVFVLRGYAGTGKTSLVGALVRTLDKLQQKSILLAPTGRAAKVFSAYAGHPAFTIHKKIYRQQSFSNEVSNFSVNDNLTTHTLYIVDEASMISNEGLSGAVFGTGRLLDDLIQFVYSGTGCRLILMGDTAQLPPVGEEQSPALFAEALKGYGLEVIEVDLTQVVRQVQDSGILWNATRLRQLIAEDACESLPKIKVSGFADIKVVPGDELIDTLSTCYDRDGMDETIVVCRSNKRANIYNNGIRAQILWREDELNTGDLLMVAKNNYYWTEKSKEMDFIANGEIAVLHRVRRTRELYGFRFAEVLLTFPDYGDFELEVNLLLDTLHSDAPALPKADNDRLFYAVLEDYADIPVKRERMKKMKADPHYNALQVKYAYAVTCHKAQGGQWKNVFLDQGYMTDEYLTPDYFRWLYTAFTRATGTLYLVNYPKEQIV
- the alaS gene encoding alanine--tRNA ligase, with translation MLTANEIRNSFKSFFESKGHQIVPSAPMVIKDDPTLMFTNAGMNQFKDIILGNHPAKYKRVADSQKCLRVSGKHNDLEEVGHDTYHHTMFEMLGNWSFGDYFKKEAINWAWEYLVDVLKIDPKNLYATVFEGSSEEGLERDNEAAAFWEQHLPKDHILNGNKHDNFWEMGDTGPCGPCSEIHIDSRSEEEKAKVPGSQLVNKDHPQVIEIWNLVFMQFNRKADGSLEGLPAKVIDTGMGFERLVRTLQGKTSNYDTDVFQPILKAIADMAGTTYGKDNQQDIAMRVIADHIRTIAFSITDGQLPSNAKAGYVIRRILRRAVRYGYTFLGQRQAFMYKLLPVLIENMGEAYPELEAQKELISKVIKEEEDSFLRTLETGIRLLDKTMADAKAAGKTEISGKDAFTLYDTFGFPLDLTELILRENGMTADIKEFDAEMQQQKQRARNAAAIETGDWITLKEGTTEFVGYDYTEYETSILRYRQVKQKNQTLYQIVLDYTPFYAESGGQVGDTGVLVSEFETIEVIDTKKENNLPIHITKKLPAHPEAPMMACVDTDKRAACAANHSATHLLDSALREVLGEHVEQKGSLVTPDSLRFDFSHFQKVTDEEIRQVEHLVNAKIRANIPLKEYRNIPIEDAKELGAIALFGEKYGDHVRVIQFGSSVEFCGGTHVAATGNIGMIKIVSESSVAAGVRRIEAYTGARVEELMDTIEDTLKDLKALFNNAPDLAGTIRKYIEENAGLKKQMEDFMREKEAQIKERLLKNMQEIHGIKVIKICAPIPAESIKNIAFQLRGEITENLCFVAGTINEGKPMLTVMLSDNLVAGGLKAGNLVKEAAKLIQGGGGGQPHFATAGGKNIDGLNAAIEKVLELAGI
- a CDS encoding M23 family metallopeptidase, with protein sequence MRKVYYIYNPQTQTYDRIYPTVRQRMVSLLRRLFIGMGLGAGSFIILLIIFGSPSEKELRKENSQLLAQYNVLSRRLDEAMGVLQDVQQRDDNLYRVIFAADPVPSAIRQAGYGGTNRYEHLMDMANSDLVVNTTQKMDMLSKQLYIQSRSFDDVVDMCKSHDEMLRCIPAIQPVSNKDLRKTASGYGTRIDPIYGTTKFHAGMDFSAPLGTDVYATGDGTVIQMGWQTGYGNRIVVDHGFGYQTVYAHLRDFRTKVGKKVVRGEVIGGVGSTGKSTGPHLHYEVHVKGQVVNPVNYYFMDLSAEDYDRMIQIAANHGKVLD